Proteins encoded in a region of the Nocardia asteroides genome:
- a CDS encoding transglycosylase SLT domain-containing protein: protein MTDARRFPFRRLSLRKDAVLAATIGVIAVGFSTGVAVADDSAPVPVTPVADATPIDTPAFALPGLPALPALPALPGLPPQGFLPAPPPVYEDNLDGWIRQSLDVMRVHGIPGSYEGIHRNIMRESGGNPKAINLSDSNAAKGTPSKGLLQVIDPTFNAYHVDGTPFDIWDPVANITAACNYAAHRYGSMDNVNGAY from the coding sequence ATGACTGACGCACGCCGTTTTCCTTTCCGCCGCCTGTCGCTTCGTAAGGATGCCGTCCTCGCGGCCACCATCGGCGTGATCGCCGTGGGCTTCTCCACCGGGGTCGCGGTGGCCGACGACAGCGCTCCGGTGCCTGTCACGCCGGTCGCCGATGCCACGCCGATCGACACCCCGGCCTTCGCGCTGCCCGGACTGCCCGCACTGCCTGCGTTGCCTGCGTTGCCCGGGCTGCCGCCGCAAGGTTTCCTGCCCGCGCCGCCCCCCGTGTATGAGGACAACCTCGACGGCTGGATTCGCCAGTCCCTCGACGTCATGCGCGTACACGGCATCCCGGGGAGCTACGAGGGCATCCACCGCAACATCATGCGTGAATCGGGCGGTAATCCCAAGGCCATCAACCTGTCGGACTCCAACGCCGCCAAAGGCACCCCCTCCAAGGGTCTCCTCCAGGTGATCGATCCGACCTTCAACGCCTACCACGTCGACGGCACTCCCTTCGACATCTGGGACCCGGTCGCCAACATCACCGCCGCCTGCAACTACGCGGCCCATCGGTACGGCTCGATGGACAACGTCAACGGGGCCTACTGA
- a CDS encoding N-6 DNA methylase, which yields MSGLSSFRSVRAIGTVLPSEALSRGAELRMPGQSAAAYVLPPGMTINAAIARAWEAMLATHREWQHTLDRLPSGDPAIKVTREKWLLPLLYELGWGRPEVLAAGLDVAPGLGETTGRHFPISHRLSWPDAANPAVWTPVHLTGAGVSLDTKTAGVVARAPQSMMQDYLNREDNALWGLLSNGHTLRLLRDASTLSKQSYVEFDLGDIFTNQRYADFRLLFLTAHASRFAPQEQAPAPASDDAEAAPVTLTAESCWLEKWRTTAIDDGARALLTLQQGVARALQHLGTGFLGHRANSALRDTLAAAPDADRDLQRALLRIAYRLIVLFVAEDRDLLHTSTVDPQARRIYAEHFSTARLRRMANAHAGSRHTDLWDAHQIVTDALAGEGLAVLGLSGLEASLFSRDALGILIGARLPNHAFLAAIRALSQIDDPVTGTPRPVDYRNLDSEELGGMYEGLLAYTPRYDATARTFTLDTAAGHERKKSGSYYTPSELIDLVLDEALDPLIDESLRTSHAEQSLLGLTVIDPACGSGHFVVAAARRIASALATVRTGDTEPNPAALRAATADVIESCVYGVDLNDLAIEITKVALWLEAFDAERPFPFLDAHFRVGNALLGTTPALLRDNIPDSAFVVLGDDDRDWTSKLKARNKAERHADLDQLAFSFGPETLDVETTAFTKKARDADTGHAGSLRAIRARADAWRALESDPDLLAAKLVADAWCAAFVQPKTEHSGQGITHDTLRRLAEDPRSVPDTVIAQINSLARRYRFFHWHLEFPGIFTVPAEGGGDTATGWTGGFSCVLGNPPWERVKIQDKEFFANNGRTDIEAAKTAAIRKAMIDDLALSDPDLYQAYRQAIHRSDGTAHILLRSGRYPLTGQGDVNTYSVFAETMRTVVAPTGAAGIITPTGLATDKTTAPFFADTLRANRLLAFYDFENEGKIFRDVDHRVRFSITCMTGPGRAVERTQFAFLSRRIADVPSRRFELAPGEVLAMNPNTGTLPMFRSRVDADITLGIYRRHPVLIRDDDPDGNPWKLRFARLFDITNDSHFFYQPKDLEFARFNGWSFEVESGEEYVPLYEAKMLGHFDHRFSTYRGATQAQLNVGSLPRLSLEQHDDPHCESIARVWVDRTEVAARLAGKWENGWLLGWRDITNKGNERTFVPVVLPRSAVGNSFYIALPQNPKSVANLHATWSSLAFDYVARQKLSGSHMNYFAAKQIACPAPSTFTMSAPWQREVTITQWIQPYIVELSYTSWRLKPYALDLGDDGPPFHWDPDRRTLLRADLDAAFLHIFGLTRAEAEHVLDSFPVIRKYEERDLGEYRTRRLVLEAYDRMATAIARGGSGWLPLSGTPAGRGRRHHPS from the coding sequence GTGAGCGGGCTGTCGTCGTTCCGGTCCGTCCGCGCCATCGGCACCGTCCTGCCCAGCGAAGCACTCTCGCGTGGCGCCGAGCTGCGGATGCCCGGCCAGAGCGCCGCCGCCTACGTCCTGCCTCCCGGCATGACGATCAACGCGGCCATTGCCCGTGCCTGGGAAGCGATGCTCGCCACGCATCGCGAGTGGCAACACACCCTGGACCGTCTGCCGTCGGGCGACCCGGCCATCAAGGTGACGCGCGAGAAATGGCTGCTGCCACTGCTGTACGAACTCGGCTGGGGACGTCCCGAAGTCCTCGCCGCCGGCCTGGATGTCGCACCTGGCCTGGGCGAGACGACCGGGCGACACTTTCCGATCTCCCATCGCCTGTCTTGGCCGGATGCGGCGAACCCGGCAGTGTGGACACCGGTTCACCTGACCGGCGCCGGAGTTTCGCTGGACACCAAGACGGCGGGTGTCGTCGCCCGCGCGCCTCAGTCGATGATGCAGGACTATCTCAACCGCGAGGACAACGCGCTGTGGGGTTTGTTGTCCAACGGCCACACACTGCGTCTGCTGCGTGACGCCTCCACGCTGTCGAAACAGTCCTATGTCGAATTCGACCTCGGTGATATCTTCACCAACCAGCGCTACGCCGACTTCCGGCTCCTGTTCCTCACGGCCCATGCCAGCCGCTTCGCGCCGCAGGAGCAAGCACCCGCACCGGCGTCCGACGACGCCGAAGCAGCGCCGGTCACGCTCACCGCGGAGAGTTGCTGGCTGGAGAAATGGCGCACCACCGCTATCGATGACGGTGCTCGGGCTCTGCTCACCTTGCAACAGGGAGTGGCACGAGCGCTGCAACACTTGGGCACCGGCTTCCTCGGCCATCGGGCCAATTCCGCCCTGCGCGACACGCTGGCCGCCGCGCCGGACGCCGATCGAGACCTACAACGCGCTCTGCTGCGCATCGCCTACCGGCTGATCGTGCTGTTCGTCGCCGAAGACCGCGACCTGCTGCACACCTCCACCGTCGATCCGCAAGCCCGCCGGATCTACGCGGAACACTTCTCCACCGCCCGGCTGCGCCGCATGGCGAACGCGCACGCCGGTAGCAGACATACCGACCTCTGGGACGCCCACCAGATCGTCACCGACGCTCTCGCCGGAGAAGGACTGGCCGTACTCGGATTGAGTGGCCTCGAGGCCTCGCTCTTCTCCCGCGACGCGCTGGGCATCCTTATCGGCGCCCGGCTACCCAACCACGCATTCCTCGCCGCGATTCGGGCGCTTTCCCAGATCGACGATCCGGTGACAGGCACACCGCGCCCGGTGGATTACCGCAACCTCGACAGCGAGGAACTCGGCGGCATGTACGAGGGATTGCTCGCCTACACTCCCCGCTACGACGCCACCGCGCGCACATTCACCCTCGACACCGCCGCCGGCCACGAACGCAAGAAATCCGGTTCCTACTACACCCCCTCCGAACTGATCGACCTCGTCCTCGATGAAGCCCTCGACCCGCTCATCGACGAGTCCCTGCGCACTTCGCACGCCGAACAGTCCCTGCTCGGCCTGACCGTTATCGATCCGGCTTGCGGCAGTGGACATTTCGTCGTCGCGGCGGCACGGCGCATAGCCTCGGCGCTGGCGACCGTCCGTACCGGAGACACCGAACCGAACCCGGCCGCGCTGCGCGCCGCGACCGCCGATGTCATCGAAAGCTGTGTCTACGGTGTCGACCTGAACGATCTCGCCATCGAGATCACCAAAGTCGCGCTGTGGCTGGAAGCGTTCGACGCCGAACGTCCCTTTCCGTTCCTGGACGCCCACTTCCGCGTCGGCAACGCGCTGCTCGGGACCACCCCGGCGCTGTTGCGCGACAATATCCCCGACTCGGCCTTCGTGGTGCTCGGTGACGACGATCGGGACTGGACCAGCAAACTCAAGGCCCGCAACAAGGCCGAGCGCCACGCCGACCTCGACCAACTCGCGTTCAGCTTCGGCCCGGAGACCCTCGACGTCGAAACCACCGCTTTCACCAAGAAGGCGCGGGACGCCGATACCGGCCACGCGGGATCTCTCCGTGCGATACGAGCCCGGGCCGACGCCTGGCGCGCCCTGGAAAGCGATCCTGATCTGCTCGCCGCGAAGCTCGTCGCCGACGCGTGGTGCGCGGCCTTCGTGCAGCCCAAGACCGAGCACTCCGGCCAGGGCATCACCCACGATACGCTCCGGCGTCTCGCCGAGGATCCCCGATCGGTGCCCGATACCGTCATCGCTCAGATCAACTCGTTGGCTCGCCGGTATCGGTTCTTTCACTGGCACCTCGAATTTCCCGGCATATTCACCGTCCCGGCCGAAGGCGGCGGCGACACCGCGACCGGTTGGACCGGCGGCTTCTCCTGTGTGCTCGGGAACCCGCCGTGGGAGCGGGTGAAGATCCAGGACAAAGAGTTCTTCGCGAACAACGGCCGCACCGACATCGAGGCCGCCAAGACCGCCGCGATCCGCAAGGCGATGATCGATGATCTGGCGCTGTCGGATCCCGACCTGTACCAGGCGTACCGGCAAGCGATCCACCGATCCGACGGCACCGCGCATATCCTGCTGCGCAGCGGCCGATACCCGTTGACCGGGCAAGGTGACGTCAATACCTACAGCGTATTCGCCGAAACCATGCGCACGGTGGTCGCGCCGACCGGTGCCGCTGGGATCATCACACCCACGGGCTTGGCCACGGACAAGACCACCGCCCCCTTCTTCGCCGATACGCTCCGCGCCAACCGCCTGCTCGCGTTCTACGACTTCGAGAACGAGGGGAAGATATTCCGGGATGTGGATCATCGTGTTCGATTCTCCATAACATGCATGACCGGGCCCGGCAGAGCAGTCGAGCGGACCCAGTTCGCGTTTCTCTCCCGCCGCATCGCCGACGTTCCCTCGCGACGGTTCGAACTCGCTCCGGGAGAAGTCCTGGCGATGAACCCGAACACCGGCACCCTGCCCATGTTCCGCAGCCGCGTCGACGCCGACATCACCCTCGGCATCTACCGTCGCCACCCCGTTCTCATCCGCGACGACGATCCCGATGGCAATCCTTGGAAACTCCGCTTCGCTCGGCTCTTCGACATCACAAATGACTCGCACTTCTTTTACCAGCCCAAAGATCTTGAGTTCGCTCGTTTCAATGGCTGGTCCTTCGAGGTCGAGAGCGGGGAAGAGTATGTACCACTGTATGAAGCAAAGATGCTCGGCCACTTCGACCATCGCTTCTCCACCTATCGTGGTGCCACGCAAGCTCAGCTCAACGTTGGCTCACTTCCACGACTGTCCTTGGAGCAGCACGACGACCCCCACTGCGAGTCGATCGCTCGCGTCTGGGTAGACCGAACCGAGGTGGCTGCAAGACTGGCTGGGAAATGGGAAAACGGCTGGCTGCTTGGCTGGCGAGACATTACAAATAAAGGAAACGAGCGCACGTTTGTTCCAGTTGTCCTTCCTCGCTCAGCCGTTGGAAACTCTTTCTACATTGCACTTCCGCAGAACCCGAAAAGCGTGGCGAATCTACATGCCACGTGGTCGTCGCTAGCGTTCGACTACGTCGCGAGACAGAAACTTAGCGGTTCGCATATGAATTACTTCGCGGCGAAACAGATTGCGTGCCCAGCACCGTCAACGTTTACTATGTCAGCGCCGTGGCAACGGGAGGTCACCATCACCCAATGGATTCAGCCATACATAGTCGAATTGTCCTACACGTCATGGCGATTGAAGCCCTACGCACTTGACTTGGGAGACGACGGCCCACCTTTCCACTGGGATCCCGACCGCCGAACCTTGCTCCGCGCCGATCTCGACGCCGCGTTCCTCCACATCTTTGGGCTCACCCGCGCCGAAGCCGAGCACGTCCTGGACTCCTTTCCTGTCATCCGCAAGTACGAGGAGCGAGACCTCGGCGAATACCGCACCCGCCGTCTCGTGCTCGAGGCCTACGACCGCATGGCGACCGCCATCGCGCGGGGCGGCTCGGGCTGGCTTCCGCTGTCGGGCACTCCGGCGGGAAGGGGACGCCGCCACCATCCCTCGTAG
- a CDS encoding DUF4365 domain-containing protein, translating into MAEDGSQAELVIDGPVRPASALRGSPSRRTDLMEAFQEAYVRAVAAAAGCVVVGRPEIDEGVDIVLSHTSNRHRAGRARLEIQMKATATALAADGASINARITRNRYDYFRTDDPAVAKIVVIMHVPKLQDDWVYLSDDALVVRHCAYWVSLRGFPATSSADITVSAPCSNTFDDIALCEIMERVGKGDRP; encoded by the coding sequence ATGGCTGAGGATGGATCGCAGGCCGAGCTGGTGATCGATGGACCGGTCCGTCCGGCGTCCGCCCTACGTGGGTCCCCCTCCCGGAGAACAGACTTGATGGAGGCATTCCAGGAGGCTTACGTGCGCGCTGTCGCCGCCGCGGCGGGTTGTGTCGTCGTCGGACGTCCGGAGATAGACGAGGGCGTCGACATCGTTCTGAGCCATACCTCGAATCGGCATCGCGCGGGAAGAGCCCGGCTCGAGATCCAGATGAAGGCGACGGCGACGGCGCTGGCGGCCGACGGCGCGAGCATCAACGCCCGGATCACCCGAAACCGCTACGACTATTTCAGGACCGATGACCCAGCGGTGGCCAAAATCGTCGTGATCATGCACGTACCCAAGCTGCAAGACGATTGGGTGTACCTCTCCGACGACGCCCTCGTGGTCCGGCATTGCGCCTACTGGGTAAGTCTGCGTGGCTTTCCGGCGACCTCGTCCGCCGACATCACCGTGTCCGCGCCGTGCTCGAATACGTTCGACGATATCGCCCTCTGCGAGATAATGGAGAGAGTGGGCAAAGGAGATCGGCCATGA